The genomic region GTTTTGGTTTTAGAACCCCGTACCTTTGAAGAAATGCCTCAAGCAATTCAAGCACTACGTGAGCGCAAATCTTTAGTATTGAACTTAACGATTATGGATCCAGATCAAGCTCAAAGGGCTGTGGACTTTGTTGCTGGTGGTACTTATGCTTTAGACGGACATCAAGAGAGAATAGGTGAAAGCATATTCTTGTTTACTCCTAGTTGTGTACAAGTTAGTACCCAAGGGGGCTTTTTACATGAAGTTCCCCAACATCCAGTACGTCCGGTTCGGAGCACGGGTAATTGGGGAAGTGAGCCCAATCGCATGGTACAATAAAGACTAAACCAATTGAAAACTAATCACTAAATGACTATTAAATTGGGTTTAATTGGGGGTGGGGTGATGGGAGAAGCCATTTTATCCCGTCTCCTGGCCAGGAAAATTTACCAAGTATCAGAAGTAATCGTTAGTGAACCTCAGGAAGCTCGGAGGAGTTTTTTGCACCAAAGGTATGGGGTTTCTGTAACCAATGACAATGGTCAGATGTGGTCTCAGGTGAGAGAAACAGTGATTTTGGCTGTCAAACCTCAAATCCTTTCTGCTGTAGTTGAGGAAGTAGTTGATAAGTTGCCCATGGAAC from Cylindrospermopsis curvispora GIHE-G1 harbors:
- a CDS encoding cell division protein SepF, whose product is MNNIFSKLRDFVGLNEPVEYEYYEEEQDNDNYQTSYQPENPQPAAQETTNNNKRWRETPPTVTQEEVVGSKHMTNVIGMPGAINGISEVLVLEPRTFEEMPQAIQALRERKSLVLNLTIMDPDQAQRAVDFVAGGTYALDGHQERIGESIFLFTPSCVQVSTQGGFLHEVPQHPVRPVRSTGNWGSEPNRMVQ